The Flavobacterium sp. 102 genomic interval TGTGACTTTGAATAAGAAAACGCACCATAACCTTCCTGCCATTCAAAATTGACTTTAAGAAACTTCTTTTCATTTATCCATTTTGATGAATTTCCTTTGATGTCTTGTAGTAAATCAGAAAGGGATTGTGTTGGACGCATGCCAATAAAGATGTGAATATGGTCGGACATACCGTTAATAGCTAATAATTTATGATTGTGGTTTTTAATTATTCCGGCTATGTATTGGTACAATTCGTTTTTGAATGAAGAATTGATTAATGCATTCCGGTGTTTTACAGCGAAAACCAATTGAATATGTATTTGTGTGTAGGTGTTTGCCATTTACCGATATATCATCCCTAGCGGGATTTTGTTGTTGTGCGTATTTATTTTACCGATATTGAATCTCTACCGATATATCATCCCTGACGGGATTTTGTTGTTGTGCGTATTTTTTTTACCGATATTGAATCTCTACCGATATATCATCCCTGACGGGATTTTGTTGTTGTGCGTATTTATTTTTCTACCGATATATCATCCCTGACGGGATTTTGTTGTTGTGCGTATTTATTTTTCTACCGATATTTAATTCCTAACGGGATTGTTTGATTTTGTAGCACATCAATTTTTGCTAAAATAAGAAATGATGAAGTTTTTTTGTTACACTTTTAGTATACATTTTAATATAAAACCCCAAACATCACTGCTCGAGGTTTTACACATGTAGAGTGCTGTCTAATTATTTATTCACAACCAAGAACTCAGAACGGCTGTATTAAGCATGTTGTTCTTCGCTGCAGTTTTTCTGTTTACACACTTTTAATCACATAAGTCACGATCCCCCAAATAACCAACTTATTGTCTTCGGTCACTTTAATTGGTTGGAATGACGCATTTTCGGGCATAAGATAGACTGCGTCTTTTTCGACCTTGATGCGTTTTACGGTAAATTCGCCGTCAATGA includes:
- the tnpA gene encoding IS200/IS605 family transposase; this translates as MANTYTQIHIQLVFAVKHRNALINSSFKNELYQYIAGIIKNHNHKLLAINGMSDHIHIFIGMRPTQSLSDLLQDIKGNSSKWINEKKFLKVNFEWQEGYGAFSYSKSQVNNVINYINNQEQHHSVKTFREEYLEFLKLFEVDHDERYIFKEPL